In Saccharolobus solfataricus, a genomic segment contains:
- a CDS encoding VIT1/CCC1 transporter family protein produces MEKEKGEELVHYIHEADIFRTKVFGIQDGLIGVGAIALGAAGFSHDAIAVLVAGLIATIGQAFSMGIGEYISTRVRMQVIQNEIRKEKYQLKKFPEMEKQELVNFYMKKGFTKEVSEKIADYLLKNEDVALEEMLMHELKVFPEEFERPVKLGFLMSFYLIFGGLIPVFPFAISTYLKQFGFNFALITSILLVILTLGIFGILGTKYTGLSKPRGALEQIGTGLIALMGSYLAGVILAHFIPISYLP; encoded by the coding sequence ATGGAAAAAGAAAAGGGAGAGGAGCTAGTTCATTACATTCACGAAGCTGACATATTTAGGACTAAGGTCTTCGGTATACAAGACGGTTTAATAGGAGTAGGCGCAATAGCGTTAGGAGCTGCCGGATTTTCCCATGATGCAATCGCAGTACTAGTAGCTGGTTTAATTGCAACAATCGGACAGGCGTTCTCTATGGGAATTGGGGAATATATTAGCACTAGAGTTAGAATGCAAGTTATTCAGAACGAGATAAGAAAGGAAAAATATCAGTTAAAGAAGTTCCCCGAAATGGAAAAACAAGAACTGGTTAATTTTTACATGAAGAAGGGTTTTACTAAAGAAGTTTCAGAAAAAATAGCTGATTACTTGCTCAAAAATGAAGACGTAGCGTTGGAGGAAATGTTAATGCATGAACTTAAAGTATTCCCAGAGGAGTTTGAGCGCCCAGTTAAGCTCGGTTTCCTCATGTCCTTTTATTTAATATTTGGAGGTCTTATACCAGTATTTCCATTTGCAATAAGTACCTACTTAAAGCAATTCGGGTTCAACTTTGCGTTAATTACCTCAATATTACTAGTAATCTTAACTCTTGGGATATTTGGCATATTAGGTACCAAGTACACTGGATTGAGTAAGCCGAGAGGAGCCCTAGAGCAAATAGGTACTGGATTGATAGCATTAATGGGAAGCTACCTAGCTGGAGTTATATTAGCGCATTTTATACCGATTTCATACTTACCTTAA
- a CDS encoding MBL fold metallo-hydrolase: MKITPIAFESLGVRSQATLIETKDLRVLVDPAVSLAPRRYNLPPHQREVDRLTQLAKVLVDVAKDVDVIVVSHYHYDHHDPGYVIPTDIYKNKIVFLKDPQNMINNSQKYRRAPRFLRSIKDKPRKIEIADGKTFEFNTTTISFSPAVPHGADERLGYVIQVAISDKDSTVIFTSDIEGAPKDVHLKFTKEKMPTVIIIDGPLSYLLGRALKEEELENSIRNMEEIIKNGLETVIIDHHVLRDINYAQVLKPVHDIAKDLGVRVTTAAEYLNLEPLILEARRKELYKEDNRPAKIPRGLANLLNAGDG; this comes from the coding sequence ATGAAAATTACTCCAATAGCATTTGAGAGTTTAGGTGTAAGATCTCAAGCAACATTAATCGAAACGAAAGATCTTAGGGTCCTAGTAGATCCTGCTGTTTCCTTAGCCCCAAGAAGATACAATCTTCCCCCGCATCAAAGAGAAGTAGACAGACTAACTCAGTTAGCTAAAGTTCTAGTAGATGTGGCCAAAGATGTTGATGTAATAGTAGTATCTCACTATCATTATGATCATCATGATCCCGGATACGTTATACCGACGGATATCTATAAGAATAAGATAGTGTTTCTAAAAGATCCCCAGAACATGATAAATAATAGCCAGAAGTATAGGAGGGCTCCTAGATTCTTACGATCCATAAAGGATAAACCAAGAAAAATAGAAATAGCTGACGGAAAAACTTTTGAATTCAATACTACCACTATCTCCTTCTCTCCAGCAGTTCCACATGGAGCTGATGAGAGATTAGGCTACGTGATCCAAGTTGCAATAAGTGATAAAGACTCTACAGTTATTTTCACATCTGATATAGAAGGGGCTCCAAAAGACGTACATTTAAAGTTCACAAAGGAAAAAATGCCTACGGTCATTATAATTGACGGCCCTTTAAGTTATCTTTTAGGTAGAGCATTAAAAGAAGAAGAACTAGAGAACTCAATTAGGAATATGGAGGAAATAATTAAGAATGGATTAGAAACTGTAATTATCGATCACCACGTCTTAAGGGACATCAACTACGCTCAAGTTCTAAAACCAGTTCACGATATTGCTAAGGACCTAGGTGTAAGAGTGACTACAGCTGCTGAATATTTGAACTTGGAGCCATTAATATTGGAAGCTAGAAGAAAAGAGTTATATAAGGAAGATAATAGGCCGGCTAAGATACCAAGAGGATTAGCTAATTTGTTAAATGCAGGAGACGGTTAA